The Pseudomonas sp. SCB32 DNA window AGGTGCCCCGGCTTTGCTCGCTCTCGAACGCGGCTTGCAGCAGTTGCGCGTCCGCCAGCGCGGTGGCGTGCTGCTCGCCGGGCAAGGGCAGGCTGCCGAGGCGGCCGGACGGGGTCAGGCCCACGGGCGCCGCGATACTACGATCGCCGCCCAGGGTCAGGTGGCTGATATCCATGGCCGCACCGTCCGGGCAGGCGATCACGCCCCGCTCGATGAGGTTCTGCAATTCGCGGATGTTGCCGGGGAAGGCGTGGGTCAGCAGTGCGTTGAGCAAGCGTGTGGTGAAGCCCGCGAGCCGCCGCCCGTGCCGCTCGCTGAAGCGGCGGAGGAAGTGGTTCATCAGCAGCGGGATGTCTTCGCGCCGCTCACGCAGGGGCGGCAGGTGGATCGGGAAGACGTTGAGGCGGTAGAACAGGTCCTCGCGGAAGCGCCCCGCCGCCACTTCGACCCGCAGGTCAAGGTTGGTCGCGGCGATCACCCGCACGTCCACACGGATCGGCGCGTTGCCGCCGACCCGCTCGATCTCGCCCTCCTGCAGAGCCCGCAGGATCTTGCTCTGCGCCGCCAGGCTGAGGGTGCCGATCTCGTCGAGGAACAGCGTGCCGCCGTCGGCGCGCTCGAAGCGTCCGGCCCGCGTGCGCTCGGCGCCGGTAAAGGCACCGCGCTCGACGCCGAACAGTTCGGCTTCCACCAGGTTTTCCGGCAGGGTCGCGCAGTTCAGCGAAATCAGCGGCCGGCTCTGGCGGCTGCTGGCCCGGTGCAGGTTCTCGGCGAAGAGTTCCTTGCCTACCCCCGATTCGCCGGTCAGCAGCACCGTGGCCTGGGTTGGCGCCACGCAGCCAAGCAGGTGACTGGCTGCGACGAAGGCCGAGGAGATGCCCACCATGCGCCGCGCGTCACGCTCGTCCGGCGGCGCAGCATCCAGCTTGGCGATTTCCATCTCACTGGCGAAGGCATGGGGCGCGCGGCTGATGAAATCGCGGGCGTCCAGATGAGCGAGGTCGCGCTGCACGTCGTCCCACTGCTCGGCGGGCTTGCCGACGATACGGCACACCGACTGCCCGCAGGCGCGACACTCCACCTCGCGGAACACCACCAGGCGACCGAGCAGCGACGAGGCATAGCCGCTGGCGTAACCGATGGCCATCCAGCAAGCGCTGTCGTTGCCGATGCCGTACTGGGCGATGTGCACGTCGGCTTCCACCGAGTTGTGCCAGAGGAATTCGGCGTCGAAGTGGCCCAGGCTGTTGTCCATCTCGAAGCGCAGCGCCTCGACGTTGAGCATGCCTTCGAGCATGTGCAGGCGCGGCCCGGCGGAGAACAGTGCGCTGGGATCGCCCTGCGGCCACTGCTCGCTGACCTGGGAGGCGTCAGCCGCCCCCGCCTGCCAGCCGATGCGGGTGAACACCTCGCGCGCCTTGAGGGTGCCGAGGTTCTCCACCAGCTCGCG harbors:
- a CDS encoding sigma-54-dependent Fis family transcriptional regulator, whose translation is MTASRHNDNDRANLEERFLEHLLKSRKRLIVESTTGLENRGCPSAGELAETVAFSPQDGSIWLCGQRMVLMQTSTLGTLRRELVENLGTLKAREVFTRIGWQAGAADASQVSEQWPQGDPSALFSAGPRLHMLEGMLNVEALRFEMDNSLGHFDAEFLWHNSVEADVHIAQYGIGNDSACWMAIGYASGYASSLLGRLVVFREVECRACGQSVCRIVGKPAEQWDDVQRDLAHLDARDFISRAPHAFASEMEIAKLDAAPPDERDARRMVGISSAFVAASHLLGCVAPTQATVLLTGESGVGKELFAENLHRASSRQSRPLISLNCATLPENLVEAELFGVERGAFTGAERTRAGRFERADGGTLFLDEIGTLSLAAQSKILRALQEGEIERVGGNAPIRVDVRVIAATNLDLRVEVAAGRFREDLFYRLNVFPIHLPPLRERREDIPLLMNHFLRRFSERHGRRLAGFTTRLLNALLTHAFPGNIRELQNLIERGVIACPDGAAMDISHLTLGGDRSIAAPVGLTPSGRLGSLPLPGEQHATALADAQLLQAAFESEQSRGTSGEPVLSSLQAFIAGRDGALGTSLDAIESLLVKLALERSQGNITAAAQMLGMSRAQVSYRLKR